Genomic segment of Mauremys mutica isolate MM-2020 ecotype Southern chromosome 22, ASM2049712v1, whole genome shotgun sequence:
gggggcgCTTAAAGGAATCGCCGCTGACAGGAAGGGGGTGCGGGGAGGCAGGAACCCCCAAACCCAGAGGTTCCCCCACTCTTACCGCAGGGGACCCCCAGATTAGAgacagagcccctccccctgaGAAACAGACCCCTGCgacccagagacaccccccccatatttggcagccaggctcccccaccccccccacagccagaggACCCCCCAATCCTGAGGGATTTTAAACCCCTACCCCTGCTGGGACCCCTGTCTGAGAGTCCTCCCCCCAAGTCTGGTAGCAAGGGAACCCCCGCTCCCCTCCACCAGGACCTTGAAACACTAAAGtgatccccaccccacctcacctccccaGGCACATTTAGCCACCAGAGGATCctcttctcccccagctgcatGGTAgggccctccccatccccccgctTTTCCAATCAAAGCCTGACCCTTCTCTTCTTCTCCAACCCATCTGCTCTAGTTCACGCCGGGACCCCCCTCGTCAGGGCGCGAGCCATGGATCTAGTGTTCCTGGTCATCAACGGCGTAGGGATGGCCCTGGATTTCCTGGGCCTCCTGCTCAACGTGAACTTCTTCCTGGTCTCCACCTTGGTCTCAGTGCTGGTCTGGCTCATCACGTTTATCTACAACCTTCCCAATGCACTGGTGGCTAGTGTGATCCACTGCTGGAATGGGACTTTGTTCTCCTTGGTGTACCTGGTGGAGGCACTTTGCTGCCTGGCCCTGAGCTCTGTCCAAACTGTCACCGGCCTGTTCCGAGGCttctgctccagcctggagagTCTGAAAGTGATTGGGAACCTGTTCTCGCACCTTGTCCTGAGAAGCAAGGAACTTGTGCACCGAGGGCTCTGGAATGTGGTTGGCTCTGGCCAGTCGCTCCTGAGGCAGGTATGCGAAGTGTTTACCATTGTCATGAGCCTCCTCGCCTACTTTGTTAACAGCATCATCAACATCTGCCTGATCGGCACCCAGAATCTGGTGCTGGTCCTGTGGGACTCCATCATCAGCCCTTTCCTAAGAGTCACAGACCTTCTCGCTGCCTTCCTTACTCACATGTCTAGCAGTGCCATTGCCATGTCCATTCTTGTGTGGTCACCCTGCCAGCTGGCATTTGAACTCCTAGAGTCCATGAGCAAGCTCCTGGTTAATGTCTTCCTCCTGAATCTTTATGGCTTAGTGTTGCTGGCCCTAATTGTCACAGTCTGCACCTTAGTCCTCAACCCTGAGCTGACAAGGACGCTGGCAAACCATGTGTTGGGATACCTGAATACCTTGCCTTCCTACCACCGCCTGCGGAGGGACATCTGGCGCCTCTATCAGATTGTGCTCTTGTCGCTGGGGATGGTCGTGAGCTCCCACGCTTGGCGCAGGGTAGCAGGCTGGAGTCTCCAAATGGCCAACTGgaatggaggaggcagagcaaCAAACCAACAGGTCAATCAAGCACCACAAGGTGCAGAGCCCATCCAAGGCAGGCAAGGGGCAGCTGCAGCCATTCATAGGCCAGTTGCTCCTGGAGGAGCTCATCAGGGAAGACCAGGGCTGCCTGGAGCCAATCAGCAGGGTGCAGCCGGTGCCCGTCAGGTGCAGCAGCTGGCAGCCAGAGGACATGGGGACCAACATGGCACGAACGTTGAGCAAGGATCAAATGCGCAACCAGCCTCTGGTCGAAACGCCACAGCAGGGCAGTGCCTCCAGCCTCCAGGCGAAGGACCAAGCACATCACGAGCCAAAGCTCTGAGGAAAGAGCAGCTGAATGCTTCGGAGGAGGACAGCGAGGATGTCGCTCTGGAGAACGACCCGTGGATGCTCCTGAAAGAACAAGAAGAACGTAAAAAATGTGTCATCTGCCAGGACCAAACCAAGACAGTcttgctcctgccctgcaggCACTTGTGCCTCTGCCAACAATGCACCGAAATCTTACTGCAGCAGGCCATCTACCAGCGCAACTGCCCTCTCTGCCGGCAGATGATACTGCAGACTCTGGACGTGTACCTGTGAGCTCGGAGTGTCGCTTAATCTACATTCCACCGGGCTTACCCGTAGTGCCAGCCAGCACAGGAGAATCCTGGGACCCCAGCTTCACGGTGGTTTACTTTCTGTGCCAGGTACCAAGCAGCAGCTCAGCACTTCCTATGCCACCTGGAGTTTTCCAATGAACCGACAATGGCATCAAAACAGAGAGAATGTTAGAAGCTTCGTTTCACTAATACTATGGTGTAACTCGCTTGTCGCTGCCGCTGGAAAGCACAGTAGCCGGTCTCAATAATGGACTGGAAGGTTTTGGCAGTTGAAACTTCTGTATTTCAAGGACTTTTGCCCGGAATGCAGACTCTTCCTCCGTTGGCTCATCATACAGAGTATCCAAAGCAGAGCTTGAAAAAGGATCCAGACACTTCCTAGCCAAAGTCTTCTATGAAAGATGGAGGCTGCGCCCTGGTAAGAAACTCAGCTGGTAGGAAAGGGCAAACTCTGGGATTCCAACCCTGCTATTAGGAGCAAGGGAGGGCTCTTGTGGCAGGCTTGGCTAGTGACTGCCTGAAAATCTTGGCATTGCTCCTCTTCTCTcagctggggagagggagagggagctcTTCTTATGCCCACTTACCCTCCTGCTTTCTTGTAGGGAGGCAGGAAGGGAGTTGAGTGGCTGAGAGCCTGCAGCAGCAGAGTGAAATTGACAAGGTCTTGGTCAGTTTCACAGCAAACCACAGTGctgtcttgtcagtttcacagtgGTGCCCCAGGCTtacaggcccagattctcaaagatgTTTAGGCTTCAAATGCTTatcaatttcagtgggagttgggcactgAAATACTGTTGAGGATCTCGGCTACAGCCCCTAACGAGTGGGCAAGTGCATCTTTCAATCCTGAGCCGAAAGACTGGCTAGTGATCTCCACAGCAAGAGGCCTAT
This window contains:
- the RNF26 gene encoding E3 ubiquitin-protein ligase RNF26; this encodes MDLVFLVINGVGMALDFLGLLLNVNFFLVSTLVSVLVWLITFIYNLPNALVASVIHCWNGTLFSLVYLVEALCCLALSSVQTVTGLFRGFCSSLESLKVIGNLFSHLVLRSKELVHRGLWNVVGSGQSLLRQVCEVFTIVMSLLAYFVNSIINICLIGTQNLVLVLWDSIISPFLRVTDLLAAFLTHMSSSAIAMSILVWSPCQLAFELLESMSKLLVNVFLLNLYGLVLLALIVTVCTLVLNPELTRTLANHVLGYLNTLPSYHRLRRDIWRLYQIVLLSLGMVVSSHAWRRVAGWSLQMANWNGGGRATNQQVNQAPQGAEPIQGRQGAAAAIHRPVAPGGAHQGRPGLPGANQQGAAGARQVQQLAARGHGDQHGTNVEQGSNAQPASGRNATAGQCLQPPGEGPSTSRAKALRKEQLNASEEDSEDVALENDPWMLLKEQEERKKCVICQDQTKTVLLLPCRHLCLCQQCTEILLQQAIYQRNCPLCRQMILQTLDVYL